A genomic stretch from Pieris brassicae chromosome 9, ilPieBrab1.1, whole genome shotgun sequence includes:
- the LOC123713981 gene encoding dual specificity protein phosphatase 23-like isoform X2, translating to MEDDYYHVVTRMEDITEQDDRHLAGARKEIRNDLHIIIPENPFPDEEVDAYPPLKYSWVIPEKLAAMAFPRHKENVQFLVNQGITHLITLTAGKKPPIDDIPRLRWTEIPVEEFGVPTVEQIEKFIDICKKADKNGEVLGIHCRQGRSRSGVMLACYLVHFHRFHPEQALNVIRMIRPGSCDFGDQEEAVGRYYERLTENNPLRFGVSGDVMEEFIEAAREYTKKML from the exons ATGGAAGACGATTATTACCACGTGGTGACAAGGATGGAAGACATAACCGAGCAGGACGACAGACACCTAGCGGGCGCGCGGAAAGAAATAAGAAATGATTTACACATTATTATACCTGAAAACCCGTTCCCTGATGAGGAAGTGGACGCATACCCACCTCTAAAATACTCCTGGGTAATTCCCGAAAAACTTGCAGCCATGGCATTTCCACGACACAAGGAGAATGTACAGTTTTTAGTTAACCAAGGCATAACACACCTGATAACACTGACGGCGGGAAAAAAGCCGCCGATAGACGATATACCGAGATTGCGATGGACAGAGATACCCGTCGAAGAGTTCGGGGTCCCCACGGTAGAACAAATCGagaaatttattgatatttgtaaGAAAGCTGATAAAAATGGAGAG GTGCTCGGCATCCATTGTCGTCAAGGACGCAGCAGATCTGGTGTGATGCTGGCTTGCTACTTGGTACACTTCCACAGATTCCATCCCGAGCAAGCGTTAAACGTCATCCGGATGATACGACCAg GTTCCTGTGACTTTGGCGATCAAGAAGAGGCTGTCGGCAGATATTACGAACGACTAACAGAAAATAATCCTTTAAGATTTGGTGTTAGCGGCGACGTTATGGAAGAATTTATAGAGGCAGCAAGGGAGTATACTAAGAAAATGCTTTAG
- the LOC123713981 gene encoding dual specificity protein phosphatase 23-like isoform X1 produces the protein MDNRVKCQCEKCLSKKMEDDYYHVVTRMEDITEQDDRHLAGARKEIRNDLHIIIPENPFPDEEVDAYPPLKYSWVIPEKLAAMAFPRHKENVQFLVNQGITHLITLTAGKKPPIDDIPRLRWTEIPVEEFGVPTVEQIEKFIDICKKADKNGEVLGIHCRQGRSRSGVMLACYLVHFHRFHPEQALNVIRMIRPGSCDFGDQEEAVGRYYERLTENNPLRFGVSGDVMEEFIEAAREYTKKML, from the exons ATGGACAATCGTGTTAAGTGCCAGTGCGAAAAGTGTTTAT CGAAAAAAATGGAAGACGATTATTACCACGTGGTGACAAGGATGGAAGACATAACCGAGCAGGACGACAGACACCTAGCGGGCGCGCGGAAAGAAATAAGAAATGATTTACACATTATTATACCTGAAAACCCGTTCCCTGATGAGGAAGTGGACGCATACCCACCTCTAAAATACTCCTGGGTAATTCCCGAAAAACTTGCAGCCATGGCATTTCCACGACACAAGGAGAATGTACAGTTTTTAGTTAACCAAGGCATAACACACCTGATAACACTGACGGCGGGAAAAAAGCCGCCGATAGACGATATACCGAGATTGCGATGGACAGAGATACCCGTCGAAGAGTTCGGGGTCCCCACGGTAGAACAAATCGagaaatttattgatatttgtaaGAAAGCTGATAAAAATGGAGAG GTGCTCGGCATCCATTGTCGTCAAGGACGCAGCAGATCTGGTGTGATGCTGGCTTGCTACTTGGTACACTTCCACAGATTCCATCCCGAGCAAGCGTTAAACGTCATCCGGATGATACGACCAg GTTCCTGTGACTTTGGCGATCAAGAAGAGGCTGTCGGCAGATATTACGAACGACTAACAGAAAATAATCCTTTAAGATTTGGTGTTAGCGGCGACGTTATGGAAGAATTTATAGAGGCAGCAAGGGAGTATACTAAGAAAATGCTTTAG